Genomic segment of Myxococcus stipitatus:
CTCTACATGCTGGTGCGCTCCGTGAAGATGTATGACCCGGAGAACGCCGTCTTCCAGAAGCCGCTGCACCAGCTCCAGGACATCATCAACCAAATCATCGGCAAGGAAGGCCGACTGGAGCTGGTGGGCGTCAAGGACTCCTTCTACCTGAACAGCATGCTGGTGAAGGTGGACCTGAACTCCATCGAGAACCAGCGCTACCTGCTGGCGGAGATGCGCGCCAAGGACGTGGGCGGCTTCACGCTCACCAAGCCGGTGACGGTGCCGGAGCTGAAGAACTTCGTGTGGATCTTCAGCAAGGAGCAGTCGACGACCGCCGAGGAGGACGGACTGGCGGGCCGCAAGCTGCTCAACATGCGGGTGGCCAAGTTCTCCAAGCTCAAGGAGAAGCTGAACAAGGACTTGGACAACCCGGGCGACCTCAAGGTGGATCGCAAGAAGTACGCGATGACCATCTATGCGCGCTCGGTCTTCTTCCTCACCAAGTACCTGGAGTCGGTGCGCGCGGGGAAGCCCATCAACGCCTCCAAGGCGCTGCGGCTGGTCCAGGACTTCGTGGACATCAGCTACGAGCAGCGCACGCACTTCCTGGGCATGACGACGATGCGGCGCGAGGACGACTACCTCGTGTACCACCAGGTCAACGTCGCCCTGATGTGTATCGTCTTCGGCGCGGAGCTGGGGCTGACGAAGCCGCAGCTCCGGGACCTGGGCTACATCGCCCTCTTCCACGACGCGGGCATGACGACGCTGCCGGAGGAACTGGCCACCAAGCGCGGCGCGCTGACGCCCGAGGAGCGCGTGGCAGTGCAGCGCGCGCCGCTCATCTCCGTGCGCAACATCCTCATGGAGAAGGGCTTCAGCCGCTCCACCCTGCTGCGCGTGGTGACGACCTTCGAGCACAAGACGGACTTCGGCACCGCCGTGCGCGACTCCCGCGGCAACATCCAGATGATCATCCCCAAGACGAACCTGGGGGTGTACGCGAAGATCATCGCCATCTGTGACGCGTACGACGCG
This window contains:
- a CDS encoding HD-GYP domain-containing protein — protein: MADNLKITQSQEENTNEFGREHNEKLQALSRSMVAGLYMLVRSVKMYDPENAVFQKPLHQLQDIINQIIGKEGRLELVGVKDSFYLNSMLVKVDLNSIENQRYLLAEMRAKDVGGFTLTKPVTVPELKNFVWIFSKEQSTTAEEDGLAGRKLLNMRVAKFSKLKEKLNKDLDNPGDLKVDRKKYAMTIYARSVFFLTKYLESVRAGKPINASKALRLVQDFVDISYEQRTHFLGMTTMRREDDYLVYHQVNVALMCIVFGAELGLTKPQLRDLGYIALFHDAGMTTLPEELATKRGALTPEERVAVQRAPLISVRNILMEKGFSRSTLLRVVTTFEHKTDFGTAVRDSRGNIQMIIPKTNLGVYAKIIAICDAYDALTSKRPYRDAYGPEVALMLMWTEMRNKFDPELLEVFMRVMAIQPIKVLSKRQQSLSVSGL